The Rhineura floridana isolate rRhiFlo1 chromosome 10, rRhiFlo1.hap2, whole genome shotgun sequence genome includes a region encoding these proteins:
- the LOC133365647 gene encoding OTU domain-containing protein 1-like → MQLYSTIVTHYTASAASGAASGPGVVFKVSPSPEPAGQSPVGVEGGTGGGGGGTSSAVVGAGATAAMPAFSCLELLPPAGPAQRKPPQCYSSAAQMIRRRLVPRPEPVGMAAELGPAPHSHQWLLLEGDAAAAAQPSLPPEPNACFSEHCQPVPAAESRPACQAASAGALEHGGGCCCRRREAELEGADDEDSPCQARPTKLALYLAEVEKQDKYLRHEGRFRFHIIPDGNCLYRAVCKAVNGEQRLHGELREQTVHYIADHLDHFSPIIEGDVGEFLINAAQDGTWAGYPELLAMGQMLDVNVHLTTGGRPESPTVATMTHYLGPEDPGRRSIWLSWLSNGHYDAVLDRQCSNPEYEEWCRQTQVQRRRDEELAKSMAVSLSKMYIEQNACS, encoded by the coding sequence ATGCAGCTCTACAGCACCATCGTCACTCATTACACGGCGTCAGCGGCGAGCGGCGCGGCGAGCGGGCCGGGCGTCGTCTTCAAGGTCTCCCCTTCGCCGGAGCCCGCGGGGCAAAGTCCGGTGGGAGTCGAGGGCGGCaccggaggcggcggcggcgggactTCGAGCGCCGTGGTGGGAGCGGGCGCCACCGCCGCCATGCCCGCCTTCTCCTGCCTGGAGCTGCTGCCGCCGGCGGGGCCTGCCCAAAGGAAGCCGCCGCAATGCTACAGCTCCGCCGCGCAGATGATCCGCAGGAGGCTAGTCCCGCGCCCGGAGCCCGTCGGCATGGCGGCGGAGCTGGGCCCGGCGCCGCACAGCCATCAGTGGCTGCTGCTGGAGGGCGACGCGGCCGCCGCCGCCCAGCCCAGCTTGCCGCCGGAGCCCAACGCCTGCTTCAGCGAGCACTGCCAGCCCGTGCCGGCAGCAGAGTCTCGGCCGGCCTGCCAGGCAGCCTCCGCCGGCGCCTTGGAGCATGGCGGCGGGTGCTGCTGCCGCCGGCGGGAGGCCGAGCTCGAGGGTGCCGACGACGAGGACAGCCCCTGCCAGGCGCGCCCGACGAAGCTGGCGCTGTACCTGGCCGAGGTGGAGAAGCAGGACAAGTACCTGCGGCACGAGGGCCGCTTCCGCTTCCACATCATCCCCGACGGCAACTGCCTGTACCGCGCCGTCTGCAAGGCCGTCAACGGCGAGCAGCGGCTGCACGGCGAGCTCCGCGAGCAGACGGTGCACTACATCGCCGACCACCTGGACCACTTCAGTCCCATCATCGAGGGCGACGTGGGCGAGTTCCTCATCAACGCCGCCCAGGATGGCACCTGGGCGGGCTACCCGGAGCTGCTGGCCATGGGGCAGATGCTGGATGTCAACGTCCACCTCACCACCGGCGGCCGGCCCGAGAGCCCCACCGTCGCCACCATGACCCACTACCTGGGGCCCGAGGACCCTGGGCGCCGCAGcatctggctgagctggctgagcaaCGGGCACTACGACGCCGTGCTGGACCGCCAGTGCTCCAATCCGGAGTACGAGGAGTGGTGCAGGCAGACGCAGGTGCAGCGCAGGAGAGACGAGGAGCTGGCCAAATCCATGGCCGTGTCTTTGTCGAAGATGTACATTGAGCAGAACGCCTGCTCCTGA